A region of the Canis aureus isolate CA01 chromosome 5, VMU_Caureus_v.1.0, whole genome shotgun sequence genome:
TTagcaaagtgcttagcacagagcctgccaaagagcaaatgctcaataaataatggctatttttgctattatgaataattatttatcagggtttttttttaaagattttatttatttactcatgaaaacacaaagagagagagagagagaagcagagacacaggcagagggagaagcaggctccatgcagggagcccgacgtgggactcgatcccgggtctccaggatcatgccctgggctgaaggcggtgctaaaccgctgagccacctgggctgccctaataattatttaataatgacATCACTGATGTTCCTCCTCTTTGCTAAGGTCATGGTGGTCTGCTTCCGGCCACTGATTCCCAATTATGCCCTCTCTAACCAGTCTCAAAATTCTTCAGTATGGATACACCCCACCTGAAACCCACCATCTATGATAATTTGCTGATATGTGCCAACGGACCATGTGTACCTATGGACAGTGTAAAGGCCCTGTGAGGTCTGGAATCACTGCTCAGGACCACTGATTTACCCCTAAACCCCCTGTTATCAGTCTGGCTCAAACAGATAAAGTCCTCACATGGCAGCAAATGTAAAGAGAGCCCAAGGACCGGGATTTttataggagaaaaacaaattacattTAAGAAAAGTGCCTTCAAACCATAACTATGAGGGAcccttaactataggaaacaaattgaaagtttctggaggggtggggggggatggggtaactgggtgatgggcattaaggaggacatgtgatgtaatgagcactaggtgttatctacaactgatgaatcactaaactccaCCCCTGAAGCAAATAATATggtatatgttaactaaactgaatttaaattaaaaataaaaaaaattaaattaaaaaaaaaaaaaagaaaagtgccttCAAATCTGGCTCCTTAGCATTTGTAATTCACTTCCAATTAATCTGGATTATACCAAGCTAACTTCCCTGGGTATATACCAAGCCTAAACATTGGGTAAGTTTCTAGCACACATCTTATGATCTCAGGagatttaaatatacatttatctcTTTTGCTGGGGGAAGGGTGTCTCCTACGCTGCTTTCCCTCCTGCATGCGTTCTCCGGTGGGCGCTGAAGTGGGAACTATTGTTGAAGTCTCTCCCACACTCCATGCACTTGTAGGGTTTCTCCCCAGTGTGGATTCTCTGGTGAATAATAAGACTAGAGCTCTGGTTAAAACATTTCCCACATTCTCTGCACTTATAAGGCTTCTCTCCCGTATGAATCCGCTGGTGAGTAATGAGGTTGGAACGATCACGAAAGAACTTTCCACACTCAAGGCATTTGTAGGGCTTCTCTCCTGTGTGCACTCTCTGGTGTGTGATGAGCTTAGAGCGCTCACTGAAGCACTTCCCACAGTCCACACACTTGTACGGTTTCTCCCCCGTGTGGGTTCGTTGGTGGTTAGCCAGTGTGGAGCTCTTACTGAAGCTTTTCCCACATTCAGCACATTCGTATGGTTTCTCTCCCGTATGGATTCTTTGGTGACTAATGAGGGCAGAGCTCTTAGAAAAGGTCCTTCCACATTCAGAACACTGATAAAGCTTTTCCCCTGAGTTGGTACTGTGTGGGCCAGAATTCAAGTTCTTACTGGCACTATGAGGTTGTTCAAGAGATGGCTCTTCTGTAGAGTTCCTCCAGTGAGCACTAAAGGATGGGCTTGGACCAAAGTTTGCCCCAGGCTCACTACAATGGTCAGGATTGCCTCCCAAGTGGACTCTTTGATGTTTCAGCAAGTTTGAGCTCTGGTTGAAACTTTTCCAACATTCCCCACATTTGTAGGGTTTTTCCCCTGTGTGGATTCTCTGGTGGGTGACAAGATTGGAGTGATCACTAAAGCTTTTCCCACATTCAAGGCATTTgtagggcttctctccagtgtggattCTCTGATGGGTATTAAGATTGGAGCGGTCACTAAAGCTTTTTCCACATTCGAGGCATTTGTAGGGCTTCTCACCTGTGTGAATCCGCTGGTGGGCGATGAAGTGGGAGCTCCTACTGAAGCTTTTCACACATGTATCACATTTGTAGGGTTTCTCTGCCAAGTACAGGCCCTGATGGTCGATAAGTTTTTCTAAGTCCTCTTCAGAAGAGCATTCTTCCCACTGCTCCTGGGGGCAGTTTCCCCACTGCCCTTCACCTTCACCGTCACTGTCTTGCCCCCAGTCAGAAGGGTGGCAAACATCCTCTCTAGTACATTTTGATAAGGCTCCAGGCAAATCCTCAAAGATGTCCTGCTCTGAAATCTGGTCTTCACCCTTATGCCTCATCTCAAACCCTGAAATAGAAATGcagtttttcttcattcattagtTAACATCTATTTTACAGATCTTGTGTCTTGTGAATTTAACTAATGTGAATTTgtatcatatattttcttttcatatcttaTAATGTGACTAACATGAAATTGACCAAGTTTTGGTGCATATGTAAATTTCTGAGCTGCAAAGCAGAGAACAGAGCCTGGAACATGGTGACCTCACCAACAAAGTCATGAGGCCGAGGCCACGTGGCCAGCTAGTCAGTCTCTTTGGTCAATTTCCCTATTGCCCTACTCAATAATGAACACCTCCTTCTTCTGGCACATTCCAAATAGCCTGTGCTGTGTGAAATTGAATAAACTCTACAATTTCCCAGATAAAACCCAGTAAAACTGAGACTTGGCTGCTTATTTCATTTGGGGGATTACACAAAGCTAGAGACTGAATCATCTGAGCAAATCACCAATGCTTTTCCTATTCATGTCCATTCTCTCTTGCAGCTCAGAGACAAACAATAATGAGTTGGCCCCTTGCTCTCTCTGCATGCTCCCGGATTTTGTGGGCATCGAATTACTCTGGGCTTACCAGTGTCTGGGGTTTGAGGACATGGGGCTGGAGATTTGATGGCATCTTCATCTGCCATCTCATCCCAAGCCTGCTGGTCATCAGCCTCCGTACTGCTCTGCCCAGGCCTTGGAAGACCTGCTGCCTCCCTGAGGGTTCCCATGGCTCTGACCGCAGTCCGTGCCCTCATCAGTGAGTCCAGCTCCTCATAGAAGGGGCACGTCCCTGGTGGGTGGCTGCTCTTGGCTTTCCGGTAGCTTCGAAGGAGGTTTTTGAATCTGTAGCGACACTGCTCCAGCGTCCGCAGGAAGCCCTGTGCGCACAGCCGCTCTGCAATGGCGCGGTACACCTGGCTGTTCTGGTGACAGGTGCGAAGCTTTTCAGAGAACGGGGATTCACTGAGAATGGTCAGGAAGGCCTTGGTCTCCTCATAGCCCCAGTGCACACCTGCTATCAGGAGTGAAGAGTTCAGAACTGTGAGGTATAATGAGACTTGCCTAAGTCATCAGGGATCAGGGTCCCCCAACCCACCAAATGCCTAGAACACAGGCACCTCAAAATCTTCCAGGCACCTGGGGCCCCAACAAAGACTATTCCCTTGCTTCTCAGGAGTGCACCAGAGCCTCCCGCCCCCTTCTAAGAGTCTCCACTAACTCTGGAGTCTTAGCTGAAGAGGACTGAGGTGGCCACGTTATACTAGGTGACCCTACTCCTCTGGTTTCCATTGACTAGTGTGGGGAAAGACCTGTAGTTGGATCCAAGAGACTTTCTCTTTATCTATTCCATACATATCCTCTATTTTATGAACTTTCCTCTTAACAAATGTGGGAATTGAGAATCTCTAAACATAAGTGGGACTTCAAATAACTTTACAACAGCATCCAACTGAGGAAGCGCTTTCCTCTTTTGTGGAGCAATGAAAGGAGGCAGTCTGTTCTCAGGTCCTCTGCAGGTAAATGATGCAGCCCAGGGAGGCAGGATTGTGGAGAGGAAAACCACACAAaactggaggcagaagctctgggcTCTGACTTTGACTCTGCCCCTAGCCCATTGTCTATATTTAGATAAGACATGTCATCTCTTGGGCTTCAGTGTTTCCACTTATACAATGACTGTATGTTTCTCCAAACGTCATGTGTTCAACCATACACCATCATGATTTCtgttatatgttaaatatttcacTCAGTATCTTTCTTTACCTAAATTTACTGTCTGTGAAATTACAGGTTGATATGCTCATCCACAGTAAAATTAAAAGTTCACTCATGTAACACTATAACCATCCCCATACTTCTAGTGACACACTTTGGCAAATACAGGTGAaatttgaacaacacaggttcaAACTGCAGATCCACTAatatacagatttatttttttaaatatatagtactgtaaatatattttctcttccttatgatttcagtgatatttttcctagtttactttattgtaagaattcagtatataatacatatattaaatataaaatacatgtaagttATTTATAGTACTGGTAAGGCTTGTGGCCCACAGTACGCCATTAATAGTTAAACTTGGGGGGAGTCAAAGAGCTATACATGTATTTTTGACTGAGCAGAGGATCAGTACCTTAACTcttgcattgttcaagggtcaaatgaTACTGAATTAGCTCTCTAAAGTTATTTAAGGCTTTAAAAGTTTGCTACTATAACTAAAATTCACTCTAGGAAACTAAtcatagaggaaaagaaaggttGAGGATAACCTAAGGAACTGAACACCTTACTCCAGTGGCATCAATCTAGACTTgcgggacatgtgggtggctcagtggctgggcagctgccttcagctcaggtcgtgatcccgggatccggaatcgagtcccacatcgggctccctgctaagagcctgcatctccctctgcctatgtctctgcctctctctgtgtctctcatgagtaaataaataaatcttaaaaaaaaaaaatctagacttgCAATCCAGTCTATGTCCTGAACTTAGCAAGCAGAAGTCTCATGGGCTGGAGAGCTAGAATCTGGATCCATGATACCCCATCGTTCTTACCGATACGACTCTGGAACAGAGTTGGCCCCCCTGGAATCCTGGGCTCCTGGACGGACTCGTCAGTGGCCAGCTCATCACCATTACAGTCTTCTGCTACTTCTTCAGGCTCCCAgaccccttcctcctgctcatcCATCTCTGCATCGCTATCCCCCAGCCTGGGGAGTAccatggcctctcctggaccctCTGTGGCTCTGTTGGCCGTCCGAGCCCTCACCAGGGCCTCCAGCTCCTCATAGAAGGGGCACGTTCCTGGTGGGTGGCTGCTCTTGGCTTTCCGGTAATTCCGTAGGAGATTTTTGACCCTGTAGCGACACTGCTCCAGTGTCCGCAGGAAGCCCCGGGCCCTCAGCCGCTCTGCAATGGCCCGGTACACCTGGCGGTTCTGATGACAAGTCCGGAGCTTTTCAGAGAAAGGAGACTCACTCAGAATTGCTAGAAAAGTCTTGGTCTCCTCGTAGCCCCAGTGCACACCTGACACCTTCATGTCCTCTGTGTCCCACTGACATTGTTCCTCCCAGCCCTTGGAGTCTCTCCAGGCCGATGCCTGAGCTGGTCTCATTTGCTCATTACCCAGGTTGTAATCTACAGTGTTCCTTTTTCCAGAGTTTATAAAGTTTGGATGCCAAACTTCTGGTCCTTGCTCTGGCTGGCAGTTGATACTTGGTTTTGAAACTGGAACtcctaaacaaaagaaagaagaggaatgaTTAAGTAGAAATGATACACTGAGCACAGCATTTGTCCAAAATGCCCTGAAACAGATCATTTCCCTGTGTGAGGACAATAAGAAATTCCTATGCTGATTCCCCACCTTAACTGACCTGTTTTCTTTGTTCACTTGCTTCCTTTGTTGCACTTATGAAATATATCACACAAAGAGTAACTGTTACTGATGGGAATGTGGCCTAAACTGGCCCAATCAGGATGAATTTAATGGCTAGAGAAAAGATTTCCCTCTCTCACTcattcactgtgtgtgtgtgtgtgtgtgcgcgcgcgcgcacgtgtgtgtgcatgtgcacacccacacacaagTGTTTTGCTAGGAAACTTGTGAGCCCAACTgtcatctatcttttttttttttttttttgtcatctatcTTTTGATTATGACACATGACAGTGCTGGTGGGAAGCTGACAGTGAGGATGGCAGAGCAGAGAAAAAGAACCTAAGTCTGCTGTGACCTCGCTGAGCCACTTTATACTGTGGCTGGAGCATGTCCTCCTCTCGACTtccaaaaatgtgagaaaatacatttccttatttttttaaaacacttagcAGCTCTGTGTAAAGGACTGCTGTCCCAACAGCTCCCAGCCCTCACAAAACAGGaagcttttaattaaaataaaaatttgaagaagaaaaccagaTCAGAAAGAACTGAGAACTAAAAAACTTTAGGCCTACCAAAGTTTGCTCCTGTGAACACTATCTCCCCCAGATATCATGgttgaggtaaaaaaaataaaataaaataaaataaaataaaaagagttctACTGTCAAGAAAGGTGCCAATAAGACTTCTCATGTCTCCTCTTACCTCCCCTTAGGAGGCACACCTATCACTATCTGCCACTTTATTCCGCTCATGTCTAATCCCTCACACTAACCCCAGGCTCCACAgggaaatagttcatttttgtttggcTCCTGTGGAGATGCAACTATAGAGACAGGAGTTAGTATGGGCGATGTGAGCTTCAAGTGCTTTGAGCCCTGTGATGTTTACTTCTACTGTGTTTAGTACATCAGTCTCAGGGG
Encoded here:
- the ZSCAN20 gene encoding zinc finger and SCAN domain-containing protein 20 isoform X4 produces the protein MQESQPCQLHPANHWPEAQCQKQWVKNSCPDLPKHLDTKMVPQPLKESAVLTPRVPTLPKMGSVGDWEVTAESQEALGPGKHAEKEFSKDPPGDGCGNGMPLGVPVSKPSINCQPEQGPEVWHPNFINSGKRNTVDYNLGNEQMRPAQASAWRDSKGWEEQCQWDTEDMKVSGVHWGYEETKTFLAILSESPFSEKLRTCHQNRQVYRAIAERLRARGFLRTLEQCRYRVKNLLRNYRKAKSSHPPGTCPFYEELEALVRARTANRATEGPGEAMVLPRLGDSDAEMDEQEEGVWEPEEVAEDCNGDELATDESVQEPRIPGGPTLFQSRIAGVHWGYEETKAFLTILSESPFSEKLRTCHQNSQVYRAIAERLCAQGFLRTLEQCRYRFKNLLRSYRKAKSSHPPGTCPFYEELDSLMRARTAVRAMGTLREAAGLPRPGQSSTEADDQQAWDEMADEDAIKSPAPCPQTPDTGFEMRHKGEDQISEQDIFEDLPGALSKCTREDVCHPSDWGQDSDGEGEGQWGNCPQEQWEECSSEEDLEKLIDHQGLYLAEKPYKCDTCVKSFSRSSHFIAHQRIHTGEKPYKCLECGKSFSDRSNLNTHQRIHTGEKPYKCLECGKSFSDHSNLVTHQRIHTGEKPYKCGECWKSFNQSSNLLKHQRVHLGGNPDHCSEPGANFGPSPSFSAHWRNSTEEPSLEQPHSASKNLNSGPHSTNSGEKLYQCSECGRTFSKSSALISHQRIHTGEKPYECAECGKSFSKSSTLANHQRTHTGEKPYKCVDCGKCFSERSKLITHQRVHTGEKPYKCLECGKFFRDRSNLITHQRIHTGEKPYKCRECGKCFNQSSSLIIHQRIHTGEKPYKCMECGRDFNNSSHFSAHRRTHAGGKAA
- the ZSCAN20 gene encoding zinc finger and SCAN domain-containing protein 20 isoform X1; the encoded protein is MAVALEPQAQASPRPEPEELLIVKREGDSWRSESKLREEDHHPVPGPEASRQRFRQFQYRDAAGPHEAFSQLWALCCHWLRPEIRLKEQILELLVLEQFLTILPREIQAWVQARHPESGEEAVALVEDWHREVRAAGQRELGLCAEETRSLKAMQESQPCQLHPANHWPEAQCQKQWVKNSCPDLPKHLDTKMVPQPLKESAVLTPRVPTLPKMGSVGDWEVTAESQEALGPGKHAEKEFSKDPPGDGCGNGMPLGVPVSKPSINCQPEQGPEVWHPNFINSGKRNTVDYNLGNEQMRPAQASAWRDSKGWEEQCQWDTEDMKVSGVHWGYEETKTFLAILSESPFSEKLRTCHQNRQVYRAIAERLRARGFLRTLEQCRYRVKNLLRNYRKAKSSHPPGTCPFYEELEALVRARTANRATEGPGEAMVLPRLGDSDAEMDEQEEGVWEPEEVAEDCNGDELATDESVQEPRIPGGPTLFQSRIAGVHWGYEETKAFLTILSESPFSEKLRTCHQNSQVYRAIAERLCAQGFLRTLEQCRYRFKNLLRSYRKAKSSHPPGTCPFYEELDSLMRARTAVRAMGTLREAAGLPRPGQSSTEADDQQAWDEMADEDAIKSPAPCPQTPDTGFEMRHKGEDQISEQDIFEDLPGALSKCTREDVCHPSDWGQDSDGEGEGQWGNCPQEQWEECSSEEDLEKLIDHQGLYLAEKPYKCDTCVKSFSRSSHFIAHQRIHTGEKPYKCLECGKSFSDRSNLNTHQRIHTGEKPYKCLECGKSFSDHSNLVTHQRIHTGEKPYKCGECWKSFNQSSNLLKHQRVHLGGNPDHCSEPGANFGPSPSFSAHWRNSTEEPSLEQPHSASKNLNSGPHSTNSGEKLYQCSECGRTFSKSSALISHQRIHTGEKPYECAECGKSFSKSSTLANHQRTHTGEKPYKCVDCGKCFSERSKLITHQRVHTGEKPYKCLECGKFFRDRSNLITHQRIHTGEKPYKCRECGKCFNQSSSLIIHQRIHTGEKPYKCMECGRDFNNSSHFSAHRRTHAGGKAA
- the ZSCAN20 gene encoding zinc finger and SCAN domain-containing protein 20 isoform X2 is translated as MAVALEPQAQASPRPEPEELLIVKREGDSWRSESKLREEDHHPVPGPEASRQRFRQFQYRDAAGPHEAFSQLWALCCHWLRPEIRLKEQILELLVLEQFLTILPREIQAWVQARHPESGEEAVALVEDWHREVRAAGQRELGLCAEETRSLKAMQESQPCQLHPANHWPEAQCQKQWVKNSCPDLPKHLDTKMVPQPLKESAVLTPRVPTLPKMGSVGDWEVTAESQEALGPGKHAEKEFSKDPPGDGCGNGMPLGVPVSKPSINCQPEQGPEVWHPNFINSGKRNTVDYNLGNEQMRPAQASAWRDSKGWEEQCQWDTEDMKVSGVHWGYEETKTFLAILSESPFSEKLRTCHQNRQVYRAIAERLRARGFLRTLEQCRYRVKNLLRNYRKAKSSHPPGTCPFYEELEALVRARTANRATEGPGEAMVLPRLGDSDAEMDEQEEGVWEPEEVAEDCNGDELATDESVQEPRIPGGPTLFQSRIGVHWGYEETKAFLTILSESPFSEKLRTCHQNSQVYRAIAERLCAQGFLRTLEQCRYRFKNLLRSYRKAKSSHPPGTCPFYEELDSLMRARTAVRAMGTLREAAGLPRPGQSSTEADDQQAWDEMADEDAIKSPAPCPQTPDTGFEMRHKGEDQISEQDIFEDLPGALSKCTREDVCHPSDWGQDSDGEGEGQWGNCPQEQWEECSSEEDLEKLIDHQGLYLAEKPYKCDTCVKSFSRSSHFIAHQRIHTGEKPYKCLECGKSFSDRSNLNTHQRIHTGEKPYKCLECGKSFSDHSNLVTHQRIHTGEKPYKCGECWKSFNQSSNLLKHQRVHLGGNPDHCSEPGANFGPSPSFSAHWRNSTEEPSLEQPHSASKNLNSGPHSTNSGEKLYQCSECGRTFSKSSALISHQRIHTGEKPYECAECGKSFSKSSTLANHQRTHTGEKPYKCVDCGKCFSERSKLITHQRVHTGEKPYKCLECGKFFRDRSNLITHQRIHTGEKPYKCRECGKCFNQSSSLIIHQRIHTGEKPYKCMECGRDFNNSSHFSAHRRTHAGGKAA
- the ZSCAN20 gene encoding zinc finger and SCAN domain-containing protein 20 isoform X3 yields the protein MAVALEPQAQASPRPEPEELLIVKREGDSWRSESKLREEDHHPVPGPEASRQRFRQFQYRDAAGPHEAFSQLWALCCHWLRPEIRLKEQILELLVLEQFLTILPREIQAWVQARHPESGEEAVALVEDWHREVRAAGQREALGPGKHAEKEFSKDPPGDGCGNGMPLGVPVSKPSINCQPEQGPEVWHPNFINSGKRNTVDYNLGNEQMRPAQASAWRDSKGWEEQCQWDTEDMKVSGVHWGYEETKTFLAILSESPFSEKLRTCHQNRQVYRAIAERLRARGFLRTLEQCRYRVKNLLRNYRKAKSSHPPGTCPFYEELEALVRARTANRATEGPGEAMVLPRLGDSDAEMDEQEEGVWEPEEVAEDCNGDELATDESVQEPRIPGGPTLFQSRIAGVHWGYEETKAFLTILSESPFSEKLRTCHQNSQVYRAIAERLCAQGFLRTLEQCRYRFKNLLRSYRKAKSSHPPGTCPFYEELDSLMRARTAVRAMGTLREAAGLPRPGQSSTEADDQQAWDEMADEDAIKSPAPCPQTPDTGFEMRHKGEDQISEQDIFEDLPGALSKCTREDVCHPSDWGQDSDGEGEGQWGNCPQEQWEECSSEEDLEKLIDHQGLYLAEKPYKCDTCVKSFSRSSHFIAHQRIHTGEKPYKCLECGKSFSDRSNLNTHQRIHTGEKPYKCLECGKSFSDHSNLVTHQRIHTGEKPYKCGECWKSFNQSSNLLKHQRVHLGGNPDHCSEPGANFGPSPSFSAHWRNSTEEPSLEQPHSASKNLNSGPHSTNSGEKLYQCSECGRTFSKSSALISHQRIHTGEKPYECAECGKSFSKSSTLANHQRTHTGEKPYKCVDCGKCFSERSKLITHQRVHTGEKPYKCLECGKFFRDRSNLITHQRIHTGEKPYKCRECGKCFNQSSSLIIHQRIHTGEKPYKCMECGRDFNNSSHFSAHRRTHAGGKAA